A single Nitrospirota bacterium DNA region contains:
- a CDS encoding PIN domain-containing protein: protein MRIFIDTSAFFALLDSDDANHKKAKNVWDTVLGPENVLVTSNYILVESFALIQHRLGMGAVSAFQEDILPVINIEWINSGVHRSGVSALLAASRRKLSFVDCTSFEVLRNLGIKTVFAFDAHFKEQGFSCIP from the coding sequence ATGAGGATATTTATTGACACATCAGCCTTTTTTGCCCTGCTCGACAGTGATGATGCCAATCACAAGAAAGCTAAAAACGTATGGGATACTGTGCTTGGTCCTGAGAACGTTCTTGTAACATCCAATTATATTCTTGTAGAAAGTTTTGCACTTATACAACATCGTCTCGGCATGGGAGCTGTCAGCGCGTTTCAAGAAGACATTTTACCAGTCATAAATATTGAGTGGATTAATTCAGGAGTGCACAGATCAGGGGTAAGCGCTCTACTGGCTGCTTCAAGACGGAAGCTCAGTTTTGTTGATTGCACGAGTTTTGAAGTGTTACGCAATTTAGGAATTAAGACGGTCTTTGCCTTTGATGCTCATTTTAAGGAACAGGGTTTCAGTTGCATCCCTTGA